GTCTGGTCGAAGGGCTTGACCAGGTAGGCCATCGCACCCGCGTCGCGGGCCCGCTCCACCAGGTCACGCTGGCTGAACGCCGTCAGGATGACGACCGGCGCGATCCGCTGGCGCGCGATCTGCTCGGCCGCGGCGATGCCGTCGAGCCGGGGCATCTTGACGTCGAGGATGACCAGGTCGGGGCGCAGCTCGGTGGCCATCGCGACGGCCTTCTCGCCGTCGTCGGCCTGGCCGACCACGACGTACCCCTCCTCCTCGAGCATCTCGGCGAGGTCCATGCGGATCAGCGCCTCGTCCTCGGCGATCACCACGCGGGGGGCCGCGCCTGCGCCCGTCCCGGGGGTGCTCCCGGGGGTCGCGCCCGACGGCGGTCGAGGGGTCTGCTCGCTCACGGGCAGCAGGCTAGCGCCCCGCGCTCGGGGACCCCGGCCCGATCACGGAAGACGTCGCGAGGAAACAGTCCGGTAACGGGGATGCTCCACGATCGGCGGTGACGTGCTGCAGGTCACGCCACGCCTTATGCTCACCCCCACCCCGCCGTCGGACGCCGTCCGACGGCGTCAGGTCTGCCCCTGCCGGGACCCTCCGGCGCCATCCGTGAATGGAGGACCATGCCGCCCTCGAGCCGACGAGCGCCCCACCGCGGGACCGCCCGCGCGACCGGCCGCACCCGTGGTCGCGGCCCCGCCGCCACCCTGCTGCTGCTGGTGATGTCCAGCGTGTTCGCCGTCCTGGCCCTCGGGTCGCCCGCGCAGGCCGCAGACGGTGACCGCACCGTCATCGGGACGCTGCGCAACTCCGCCGACGCCAACAACCCGGTGCCGGGGGTGACGATCAACGTCGAGTCCAGCAAGGGCGAGACCTACACCGGGGAGAGCAACGACGAGGGCCGCTTCGAGATCTCGGTGCCGGCCTCCGACGACGGCACCCTCAGCGTCGTCCTCGACACCGACACCCTCCCCGACGGCGTCGACCTGCGTCCCGGCGCTCCCGACACCCTCAAGCCGACGGGCAGCCTGAGCACCATCACGGCCAACTTCGCGCTCGGCCCCGACAACCGCCAGGTGTCGACCAAGTGGGACCAGGTGCCGCAGCTGCTCTACAACGGCCTGCTCTTCGGCATCGTGCTGTCGCTGGGCGCGCTCGGCCTGTCGATGGTCTTCGGCACCACCGGCCTGACGAACTTCTCCCACGGCGAGCTGGTCACCTTCGGCGCCGTGATGACCTACATGGGCAACCGCGTCTTCGGGCTGCCGATCGTGGTCTCCGTGCTGATGGCGGTCGTGCTCTCCGCGGCCTTCGGCTGGCTCAACGACAAGGGCCTGTGGGCCCCGCTGCGCCGCCGCGGCACCGGTCTGATCGCGATGATGATCGTCTCCATCGGCCTGCAGTTCCTGCTGCGCAACCTCTACCAGTACTTCACCGGCGGTCGCTCGCTGACCTACCGCGAGTACGTCACCCCGGTCGGCCAGGACGCCTTCGGCCTGTTCACCTACACCACCCGCGACATCGTGATCATCGCCGTCAGCCTCCTGACGCTCGTCGCCGTCACGATGGCGCTGCAGTTCACCCGCCTGGGCCGGGCCACCCGCGCGGTCTCGGACAACCCCGCGCTCGCCGCCTCGACGGGCATCAACGTCAACCGGGTGATCACCACGGTCTGGATCTTCGGGGCCGCGCTCGCAGGTCTCGGCGGTGCGTTCCTGGGCTTCTCCCAGTCGGTGACCTACCAGCTCGGCGCCCAGGTGCTGCTGCTGATCTTCGCCGCCACCTGCGTCGGTGGCCTCGGCTCCATCTGGGGCGCCATGGTCGGCTCGCTGATCATCGGCGTCTTCGTCGAGACCTCGACGTTGTTCATCCCCTCCGAGCTGAAGTACGCCGGCGCCATGATCCTGCTGATCATCGTGCTGCTGTTCAGGCCACAAGGCCTGCTCGGACGGGCCCAGAGGATCGGCTGAGGAAGGACACGACATGCTCGACGCAATCACCGGAGCCCTCCACGACGGGTTCGGCTACGTGGCCATCTCCTACTGCCTGGCCGCCATCGGACTCAACATCCAGTTCGGCTACGCCGGCCTGCTGAACTTCGGCCAGGCCGCCTTCCTCGCCATCGGCGGCTACATCATGGGCGCGGCCATCGCGACCAGCGGCCTGCCGACCATCCCGGCCATGCTCATCGCGATCCTCTTCGCGGTGGCGCTGGCGCTGATCCTCGGCGTGCCCACGCTGCGGCTGCGCGCCGACTACCTGGCCATCGTCACCATCGCGGCCGCGGAGATCCTCCGGCTCGTCTTCGGCACCTCCTTCCGCGAGTACTTCCGCGGCAAGGACGGCGTCACCGGCTTCGCCGACGGCTTCCGCAGCCTCAACCCGCTGCCGGACTACGACGGGTTCTTCCTCACCTTCAGCCGCAACGAGCTGTGGACGATCATCGTCGGCTGGACCGTCGTGATCCTCATCTGCGTGCTCGTGTGGGCCCTGATGCGCTCGCCGTGGGGCCGCGTGCTGCGCGGCATCCGCGAGGACGAGGACGCCGTCCGCTCGCTGGGCAAGAACGTCTACGGCTACAAGATGCAGGCGCTCGTCCTCGGCGGCGTCATCGGCTGCATCGGCGGCTTCGTCGGTGCCTTCGGCGCCGCCTCGGTCCAGGCCGACACCTTCAACCTGGACTTCACCTTCATCGCGCTGACGATGCTCATCCTCGGTGGCGCCGCGCGCGTGCTGGGGCCGGTCGTCGGGGCGATCCTGTTCTGGGCGGTGCTGTCGTTCCTCGGCACGATCCTCTCGGACCTCTCGTCCAACCCCACCGTGGCGCAGTTCATGAACGCCGACCAGGCCTCCAACGTCCGGCTCATGCTGGTCGGCCTGGTGCTGATGCTGCTGATGATCTACCGACCCCAGGGGATCTTCGGCGACCGGAAGGAGATCGCGCTCGATGCCCGCTGACACCTCTCCCACCTCGACCCCGACGCGCTCGGTGGCCGACCAGGGCCGCGCCGACCTCGAGGGCCTGCCCACCGAGCCCGGCGTGAAGAAGAAGGACCCGATCGTCGTCGCCTCCGACGTGCGCCGCACCTTCGGCGGCCTCACGGCCGTCGACGTGGAGCACGTCGAGATCCAGCGCGGTGTCATCACCGCGCTGATCGGCCCCAACGGCGCCGGCAAGACGACCTTCTTCAACCTGCTGACCGGTTTCGACCAGCCCGACTCCGGGTCCTGGAGCTTCAACGGCACCTCCCTCAAGGGCAAGTCCGCCTACCGCGTGGCCCGCCTCGGGATGGTGCGCACGTTCCAGCTGACCAAGGTGCTCTCCAAGCTGACCGTGCTCGAGAACATGCGCCTGGGGGCCACCTCCCAGCGCGGCGAGAAGTTCTGGGCCGGCGCCCTGCCCTTCCTCTGGAAGAGCCAGGAGCAGGAGATCACCGAGCGGGCGCGCGAGCTGCTCGGCCGCTTCAAGCTCGACGCCAAGGAGCAGGACTTCGCCGGCTCCCTGTCGGGCGGCCAGCGCAAGCTGCTCGAGATGGCCCGCGCCCTCATGGTCGGGCCCGAGCTGGTGATGCTCGACGAGCCGATGGCGGGAGTCAACCCGGCGCTGAAGCAGTCGCTGCTGACCCACGTGAAGTCGCTGCGCGAGGAGGGCATGAGCGTCCTCTTCGTCGAGCACGACATGGACATGGTCCGCGACATCTCCGACTGGGTCATCGTGATGGCCCAGGGCAAGGTGATCGCCGAGGGTCCCCCGCGCTCGATCATGACCGACCAGCGCGTGATCGACGCCTACCTCGGCGCGCACCACGACACCGACATCAGCGAGCTCGAGCAGGTCGTCGAGGCCGAGCACGGAAAGGACCACTCCGCGTGAGCCAGACACCCCACGACCACGACGCCGCGGCCGCCGAGGACCCGCTGGCGGCGGCCAACAAGCCCACCGAGGAGCCGGTGGTCTCCGAGGACGGCGAGATCGTCGCCGAGGCCGACCCCTACGCCCCCAAGGTCGACCAGGAGGCCCGCAAGGTCCACCTGCAGGCCGCCGAGGGCGCCGTCCTCCGGGCCGACGACCTGCTGGCGGGCTACCTGCCCGGCGTCAACATCCTCAACGGCGCCGACCTCTACTGCCAGGAGGGCGAGCTCGTCGGCATCATCGGCCCCAACGGCGCCGGCAAGTCGACGCTGCTCAAGGCGCTGTTCGGCCTGGTCCGGATCAACTCCGGCACCGTCACGCTGCGCGGCCAGGAGGTCACCAACGAGCGGGCGGACACGCTGGTCGCCAAGGGCATCGGCTTCGTGCCCCAGACCAACAACGTGTTCCCCTCGCTCAGCATCGAGGAGAACCTCCAGATGGGCTGCTACCAGGCCCCCAAGAAGTTCGCCTCGCGGTTCGACTTCGTCACCACGCTGTTCCCGGCGCTGGGCGAGCGGCGCAAGCAGCGCGCCGGCCAGCTCTCCGGTGGCGAGCGCCAGATGGTGGCGATGGGTCGCGCCCTGATGATGGAGCCGTCCGTGCTGCTGCTCGACGAGCCGTCGGCCGGCCTGTCCCCCGCCATGCAGGACGAGGTCTTCGTCCAGACGCGGGCGATCAACAAGGCCGGCGTCTCGGTCATCATGGTCGAGCAGAACGCCGCCCGCTGCCTGCAGATCTGCGACCGCGGCTACGTCCTCGACCAGGGCCGCAACGCCTACACCGCCACCGGCGCCTCGCTGGCCAAGGACCCCAAGGTCATCGAGCTCTACCTCGGCACGCTGGCGGAGTCGAACAAGTAGGTCCTCTGCTCCACCTTTCGACGCCCCCGGCCCTCGGCCGGGGGCGTCGTCGCGTCCGGGGCCCGACACGTGGACGTCGTGCGAACCGGCCGTCCCGACGACCACAGCGCATGACGTCCGCCGGGACGTCGTACGAGCAGGTCGCCCCCGCGACCACACCGCATGACGTCCGGGCCGGCCGCGCAAACAGGCTGTACGACGTCCACCCGGACGTCGTAGGAGCTGGTCGACCGGCGACCGGGCCGCATGACGCCGTCCGGGACGTCATGCGAGCCGGTCGCCCCGGCGACCACACCGCACGACGTCCCCCGGGAGGTCATGCGAAACGGTCGCCCTGGTGACCACACCGCATGACGTCCGCCGGCACGTCGGGCCGCCGGTACGTCGGGCCGCCGGTACGAGCTGGCCACGGACGCCGCGACCCCCCGGACCAGAGCGGTCCGGGGGGTCGGGATGGAGCAGGTGGAGCGGGGTGGGTCAGCCGTTCTGGCCGAGACCCGCCTTGATGAGCTCGGGGACGATCTTCTTGGTCTCGTCGAACGCGATCAGCACGATCGCGTCGGGGTCCTGACCCTTGATCTCCTCGACCTCGGCGGTGTAGTTGGCCGCGTTGGCGTCGTACAGGGTGTAGCTGACGACCTTGCCGCCGGCCTCCTCGTAGAACTTGCGCACGTTCTGCGCCAGCGCCTCGCCGTAGGAGTCCTGGCGGGCCAGGATGGCGATGTTCTGGAAGCCGTCGCTCGAGACCGTCTGGGCCATGACCTGGCCCTGCAGGACGTCGGAAGGGGCGGTGCGGAAGTACAGGCCCTTGTCGGCGTAGGTGTCGAACGCCGTCGAGGTGTTGGCCGGGGAGACCTGGACGACGCCGGCACCGGTGATCTTGTCGATGACCGAGAGCGACACCGAGGACGAGGCCGCACCGATGATGGCGTCGGCGCCACCGCGGAGCAGCTTGTCGGTCTCGGACGGCGCGATGTTGGGCGAACCGTCACCGGAGTCGGCCTTCACCTGCTTGACGTCCTTGCCGAGGACGCCGCCGCCCTGGTTGATCTCCTTGACGGCCAGGTCGACGCCCGCGAACTCCGGGGGGCCGAGGAAGGCGAGGTCGCCGGTGGCCGGCAGCAGCGTGCCGACGGTCAGGGTGCCGTCGCCGTTGCCGGCGCCGCCCGAGACCTTCTGGTTGTCCTTGACGTCCGACTCGTCGGGGATCTCGCCGGTGACGTAGTCGAGGTTGCTGTAGTTGTTGTCCTCGCCGTACTGGAAGATGCCGATGGTGGCGGCCGAGGGGCTGCCGGTGGAGTTCAGGTCGATGGGACCCGAGACGCCGTCGTAGTCGATGTCGGTGCCGTCGGCCAGGAGGTCGGCGCACTGCTTGAACTCGGTGCACTTCTCGCCGCCGCCGGAGACGTTGGCCATCTCCTGGGCGATCGCCTTGCCGGAGTCGTTGTCGGCCGCGATCGCCGCGAGCGCGGTCACGATCGTGGCGTCGTAGGACTCGGGACCGTAGGTGAAGTCCTTCAGGTTCTTGTTGACGCCCAGCAGGCGCTCCTTGAAGGCGTCGCCGAGCTCGGCACCGGGGTAGGTCGCCTTGACGCCCTTGAGGGTGCCCGGGTCGAAGTCCTCGGAGTAGTTGGCGGTGTTGCCGTCGACGAAGTAGAGCTGCGTTCCGGCCTTCTCCGAGGAGCTGCCGCTGCTGCTCGACGAGCCACCGCTGGAGTCGCTGCTCGAGTCGTCGCCGCTGCCGCACGCGGACAGGGCGAACGTGCCGGCGACCGCCAGCACGGCGAGGCGGGTGAAGCGGTTGGGACGGGACATGTGACCTCCGTGATCGCGATTCATGCTCCGTGACATGTGCACCCACACCTGTGCCGCACCGGAGTGCCCACAACATAGGTTCCGCCGCAGGTCAGGGGGCAGCACCCCACGCGCCTCGTTGCGAAGTCGTGACCAACCCCGCCCCGATCGCGACGATTCGGACATGTTGCGCACGTACTGGCCTGGACCGGTCGGGGTCGCGCGGGCTGCTGACTGGACAAACCCCGCTCTGGGATAGCGTGTGCCCGCCCTCGTGGCCCCGGTATCCCAACGGCAGAGGAAGCGGTCTCAAACACCGTCCAGTGTGGGTTCGAATCCCACCCGGGGCACCAGCTAGCGGCGGTACGCCGGAGCGACCTCGTTGATCGCGTCGCCCATCCGGTGGATGCGCAGCGCGTTGGTCGACCCGGGGATGCCGGGCGGGCTGCCGGCGATGATGACCACCAGGTCGCCCTCCTGCACGCGGCCGGTCTGCAGCAGCTGCTCGTCGACCTGGCGCACCATCTCGTCGGTGTGCTCGACGGCGTCGGTCTGGAAGGTCTCCACGCCCCACGTCATCGACAGCTGCGAGCGCACCTGCGGGTCGGGGGTGAACGCCAGCACCGGGATCGAGCC
This genomic interval from Nocardioides scoriae contains the following:
- a CDS encoding ANTAR domain-containing response regulator translates to MSEQTPRPPSGATPGSTPGTGAGAAPRVVIAEDEALIRMDLAEMLEEEGYVVVGQADDGEKAVAMATELRPDLVILDVKMPRLDGIAAAEQIARQRIAPVVILTAFSQRDLVERARDAGAMAYLVKPFDQTDLVPAVEMALSRFAELRQVEAEVADLQERLETRKAVDRAKGVLQERLCLTEPESFRWIQKTAMDLRLSMRQVADGVVLHGPGGSGPARSGGSGGPDVV
- a CDS encoding branched-chain amino acid ABC transporter permease → MPPSSRRAPHRGTARATGRTRGRGPAATLLLLVMSSVFAVLALGSPAQAADGDRTVIGTLRNSADANNPVPGVTINVESSKGETYTGESNDEGRFEISVPASDDGTLSVVLDTDTLPDGVDLRPGAPDTLKPTGSLSTITANFALGPDNRQVSTKWDQVPQLLYNGLLFGIVLSLGALGLSMVFGTTGLTNFSHGELVTFGAVMTYMGNRVFGLPIVVSVLMAVVLSAAFGWLNDKGLWAPLRRRGTGLIAMMIVSIGLQFLLRNLYQYFTGGRSLTYREYVTPVGQDAFGLFTYTTRDIVIIAVSLLTLVAVTMALQFTRLGRATRAVSDNPALAASTGINVNRVITTVWIFGAALAGLGGAFLGFSQSVTYQLGAQVLLLIFAATCVGGLGSIWGAMVGSLIIGVFVETSTLFIPSELKYAGAMILLIIVLLFRPQGLLGRAQRIG
- a CDS encoding branched-chain amino acid ABC transporter permease; amino-acid sequence: MLDAITGALHDGFGYVAISYCLAAIGLNIQFGYAGLLNFGQAAFLAIGGYIMGAAIATSGLPTIPAMLIAILFAVALALILGVPTLRLRADYLAIVTIAAAEILRLVFGTSFREYFRGKDGVTGFADGFRSLNPLPDYDGFFLTFSRNELWTIIVGWTVVILICVLVWALMRSPWGRVLRGIREDEDAVRSLGKNVYGYKMQALVLGGVIGCIGGFVGAFGAASVQADTFNLDFTFIALTMLILGGAARVLGPVVGAILFWAVLSFLGTILSDLSSNPTVAQFMNADQASNVRLMLVGLVLMLLMIYRPQGIFGDRKEIALDAR
- a CDS encoding ABC transporter ATP-binding protein; amino-acid sequence: MPADTSPTSTPTRSVADQGRADLEGLPTEPGVKKKDPIVVASDVRRTFGGLTAVDVEHVEIQRGVITALIGPNGAGKTTFFNLLTGFDQPDSGSWSFNGTSLKGKSAYRVARLGMVRTFQLTKVLSKLTVLENMRLGATSQRGEKFWAGALPFLWKSQEQEITERARELLGRFKLDAKEQDFAGSLSGGQRKLLEMARALMVGPELVMLDEPMAGVNPALKQSLLTHVKSLREEGMSVLFVEHDMDMVRDISDWVIVMAQGKVIAEGPPRSIMTDQRVIDAYLGAHHDTDISELEQVVEAEHGKDHSA
- a CDS encoding ABC transporter ATP-binding protein; translation: MSQTPHDHDAAAAEDPLAAANKPTEEPVVSEDGEIVAEADPYAPKVDQEARKVHLQAAEGAVLRADDLLAGYLPGVNILNGADLYCQEGELVGIIGPNGAGKSTLLKALFGLVRINSGTVTLRGQEVTNERADTLVAKGIGFVPQTNNVFPSLSIEENLQMGCYQAPKKFASRFDFVTTLFPALGERRKQRAGQLSGGERQMVAMGRALMMEPSVLLLDEPSAGLSPAMQDEVFVQTRAINKAGVSVIMVEQNAARCLQICDRGYVLDQGRNAYTATGASLAKDPKVIELYLGTLAESNK
- a CDS encoding ABC transporter substrate-binding protein, whose translation is MSRPNRFTRLAVLAVAGTFALSACGSGDDSSSDSSGGSSSSSGSSSEKAGTQLYFVDGNTANYSEDFDPGTLKGVKATYPGAELGDAFKERLLGVNKNLKDFTYGPESYDATIVTALAAIAADNDSGKAIAQEMANVSGGGEKCTEFKQCADLLADGTDIDYDGVSGPIDLNSTGSPSAATIGIFQYGEDNNYSNLDYVTGEIPDESDVKDNQKVSGGAGNGDGTLTVGTLLPATGDLAFLGPPEFAGVDLAVKEINQGGGVLGKDVKQVKADSGDGSPNIAPSETDKLLRGGADAIIGAASSSVSLSVIDKITGAGVVQVSPANTSTAFDTYADKGLYFRTAPSDVLQGQVMAQTVSSDGFQNIAILARQDSYGEALAQNVRKFYEEAGGKVVSYTLYDANAANYTAEVEEIKGQDPDAIVLIAFDETKKIVPELIKAGLGQNG